GAAATGTTGCTATCGATACCGATTTAGGTGCTGACGACTTCAAAGAATTAGTCGAACAGTTCTTGGCACTGGTGGCGAAAGAAACCGGAAAGCCGTTTCCACAAAATCCTGCGGATCAGTTGATGCTCGCCATTACGGCTGTCTTTGGTTCATGGGATAATCAAAGAGCCAAAACCTATCGCCGCATCAATAAAATTTCAGATGACTGGGGTACCGCTGTCAACGTTCAAGCCATGGTTTTTGGCAACATGGGTGACGATTCAGGAACTGGCGTTGCTTTCACCCGCGACCCTTCTACTGGCGAAAAAATCTTCTTTGGTGAATTTTTAATTAACGCTCAGGGGGAAGATGTTGTTGCGGGTATCCGTACGCCAGAACCAATCGCCCGCCTGAAAGATGTTATGCCCGTTGTTTTTGAACAACTTGAAGCCGTTTACCAGAAACTGGAAAAGCATTACCGCGACATTCAGGATATTGAATTCACCGTTGAACGCGGTAAACTCTTTATGTTGCAAACTCGTACCGGGAAACGAACCGCGAAAGCTGCCGTCAAAATTGCACATGACATGGTACTCGAAGGATTGATTGACAAAAAAACCGCCGTATTGCGCGTTCTGCCCGAGCAGCTTGACCAACTCCTGCACCCAATGATTGACCCGAAAGAAGTCTATACTTCTATCGCCAAAGGGCTGCCAGCGTCTCCCGGAGCCGCCGTTGGCAAAGTCGTTTTCAATGCCGAAGATGCTGAAGAGTGGGTAACCCGTGGTGAGAAAGTCATCCTTGTTCGCAACGAAACATCCCCTGACGATATCGGCGGTATGCACGTAGCGGAAGGTATTCTCACCGCAACGGGCGGTATGACGTCACACGCCGCAGTGGTCGCGCGCGGAATGGGCAAATGTTGCGTCGCGGGTTGTGGCGCGTTAGACATCAACGAGCGCGAGAAATTTTTCATTGCCGGTGGCGTTACGATTAAAGAAGGCGATTTTATCACGATCAATGGAACGACAGGCGAAGTCGTTGTAGGGAGCGTCACGTTGGTATCACCCGAATTTTCTGGTGAGTTTGCCATTCTGCTCGACTGGTCAGATGAGTTCCGCACACTTGGCGTTCGTGCAAATGCCGACACACCTGAAGATGCGCGCGTCGCCCGTGAATTTGGTGCCGAAGGGATTGGCCTGTGCCGCACGGAACATATGTTTTTTGATGGGGACCGCATTGATGCCGTACGCGAAATGATTCTTGCCAGCAATGAATCCGATCGCCGTAAAGCGCTTGCCAAAGTAAAGCCCTATCAGAAAGAGGACTTCCTTGGCCTGTTTCGGGAAATGGCCGGACTTCCGGTAACTATACGCCTACTAGACCCACCCCTTCATGAGTTCTTACCGCATACCGACGAGGATGTGCAAAAAGTAGCGCAAGCTTCAGGCTTACATTTTGACCAGCTCAAACGAAAAGTGAGCGAATTGCACGAGTTTAACCCAATGTTAGGGCATCGCGGTTGCCGCCTTGGCATCACTTATCCTGAAGTCTATGAAATGCAAGTCTACGCCATCATTGAAGCGGCCTGTGAGCTGAAAAAAGAAGGCATTGATGTGCAACCAGAAATCATGATTCCCCTGATCGGGCATGTGCGGGAACTTGAAATCCTGCGCGAAATGACCGTTCGCGTATGCGATGAAGTCATCAACCGTTCAGGCGTGACGCTGAAATACTTGGTTGGCACCATGATCGAACTTCCTCGCGCAGCCCTTACTGCGAATGAAGTCGCTACGCAAGCAGAATTTTTCTCTTTTGGCACAAATGACCTCACCCAAACAACCCTTGGCATAAGTCGTGATGACGCCGGACGTTTCTTGCCCGACTATGTGCATCAGGGAATCTACAAAGAAGACCCATTTGTCTCGATTGACGTTGCCGGAGTTGGCCAGTTAGTCGAAATGGGTGTGGTTCGTGGACGCTCGACACGCCCAGATTTGAAAACAGGCATCTGTGGCGAACACGGTGGCGATCCGGCATCAATCAATTTTTGCCATAAAATAGGGTTGAACTACGTGAGCTGTTCACCATATCGCGTACCTATTGCGCGACTTTCCGCCGCACATGCTGCGCTGAAATCATAAAAATTGCGAGAGGATGAAAAAAGAGTTGCCATGAACATGGAAACTCGGTATAGTCCCACCCGTTTGCGGAAGAGTGGCCGAGTGGCTTAAGGCGGCGGTCTTGAAAACCGTTGAGTGAAAGCTCCGTGGGTTCAAATCCTACCTCTTCCGCCATTTTTAAAATTTCTATGCTTTTATAAGTTCAACCCCTTGCAAAGCAAGGGGTTGAACTGTTTCTTGTGGTTCATTCAATTGCATTAAAAGCTAACTGGCATATGGCAACGTGAGTGAATGGGCAAGTAGAAATAAAATGAAGTTCCCTGCCCCTCTTTACTGGTGAACTCTATGGTTCCACCGTGGAGGAATACACATTTCTGCACGATAATTAGCCCCAGCCCTGTTCCCTTAATGCCTTCGGTATTGGAACAGCGGTAGAATGACTTGAACATGTTCTTTTGCTCCTCTTCCGGTATGCCAATACCTTCATCCCGAACACAGAAAACAACGTAATTATCATGTTGCTGTCTAATCTGTAGATGAACCGGTTTGTCGGAAGGCGAGTACTTTAGCGCATTGCTTAGCAGGTTAGTGAGAATGTAGCGCAGAAGTTTTTCGTCAGCATCCACATTGCGTGGTGCCTGATCGTCATCAAGAAGTATTATCCGGCCATCATGCGCCTGCCGCGCTTCAGTTAAGACAAGATGACATAGGTTAGCGAGATCAAGCGGTTGAGGGTTGAATGCTGTCTGGCCAGAATCTAAGCTACCCAAGATCAGCACGTCTTCTAATATAGCAACCATGCGCTTGACTCCCATGCGGATGGATAATAGGTGCTGCAAGCGCTGCTCCTCGCTAATGCGACCGAAGTAACGCTCTAGGATTTCGGCAGATCCCATGATCCCAGCAAGAGGGGTGCGGAATTCATGTGATACTGTCTGAATGAAAGTGCTTTTCATCTTGTTAATATTACGTTCTTCTTCTAGGTTGGCGCGTATGAGTGCCTCCGACTCTTTAAGCTCCGTGATGTCGCTAGCAATCTGAAGATGAACGATTCGTCCATCGCTCCAGTAAATGGAACGATCGCGCCTCTGGAACCACTGCTTAGTTGAGGGCACCTGATTTTCCCAGACTATGCTCTCTTGGCTGGGCAAGCCGTCCTTATCTCGCAGCAAATGATAGCGGCAGAAAGGACAAGGCCCTTGTTGGCCTTCCTGAAGATACATCCAACATTTCGCTCCAATAACGTTTCCATAAAGTTTCTTTGCGCGCTGGTTGATGTAAATAAGCTCATAAGTATCAATATCCGAAACATAAATAATCGCATCCATGCTGTCTAAAAGTACTTCAAAGTTACCATGTGAAGTCCTTAGAGCCTTATCGGTTCTTTCCTGCAAGGAAAGTTGCTGCATAGTATAGATTCCGAAACCACCGAGCACCACAGACAGAAGCATCAAGCTTACTATAGTAAATAGACGCTCTTGCCGCCACTTGGCCAAGTATTCCACCTCCTGTATAGTGGCACTTACCACCAAAGGCAGCTGCTCAACAGTGCGATAACTGATGTAGTAGTTCGTGTTACCCCCATCCGCAAACAACCATTGGAAGCTATCATAGGACTTCTGCTGTAAACGGTTGTCTAGGAAGATAGGATTCTGCTCCATAGCTACGCCATGAAGTTCTTCGCGAAAAGGATGGTATAGAAGAGCTTCACCATGAGGTTTGCGCCAGAGTGCCATCGTTCCAGAGCTACCAATATTCAGTAATTTGAAATGCTGCTGAAAAACTTGTGAATCGACGCCGACCATGACCACAAAGTTAAGTTGATCACCAGTGTACAGAGCGCGGCTGATGGGAATAAACCACTGACCATCAAGCTTATTTCTGAGCGGAGTGCCGATGTACAAGCCGTGTTGCGGATCTTTATGGACGGTAAAATATGTGCGATCAAGGGCATCAACATTAGGCCTGCTCTGATTTTGATCGCGCCATGAAAGGAGGTGCATTTGCCCTGTAGAAGAAATCACGGCAATTTGTCCGGCGTCAATTACTTTGTCCGGTCAGCGACAATTACCTTGGCCGCTTTTCTATGAGTAGATTAACGGCTTAGTTTCTGTTTTTTTCTATAACTTTCCCCCTCTATTTGTATGATCCATCCATGGTGAATGATGCGATCGACTGCCGCTACGGTCATTAAGCTATCTGGAAATATCTGATCCCATGCGCTGAATGGCTGGTTGCTGGTTATTATCAGGCTCCCACTCTCGTAACGGTGCGCAATAAATTCGAAGAGTACCTGTGTTTCTCCTTCTGTTTTTTTTACGTAGCCAATGTCGTCAATAATTATGACTCTATATTTATCCAGCTTGCTCATAAATCCAATAAGATCCAATGCGTTTTTCGCTGTCTGGAGTTGCTGAACGAGGCTCACGGCACTCAATGCCTTGACGCGTACCCCTTGGTCGATAAGGTGCAACCCTAACGCGTTTGCAATATGTGACTTGCCGACACCGGAAGGGCCAAAGAAGAGTATGTTATTGGCACCATCAACCCAGTCGGTGGACTGTTGTAATTGTCGTATGGTTTGCATAACCTCCCGTGGATAGTTTTCTAATGATAAATTTGTCAGATTTTTCGCATTATTGAGGCTGCTTTCGCGGCGCCAATTACTCACCCGCGTCTGGAAACGATTAGCAATTTCACGTTCGCACAGATGGCTAAGAAATTCGCTGTAGCTCCAACTATTCTCTAGTGCCTGATCCTGCAATGATGATAGGTGCTGTTTGAATCCGCTCAGACGCAACTCTTTGAGCATGCCGTCTATTAGTTGCATAGTTCGTGGTTCCTTCTGTCTTGCTGGTATGCGCCGGTAATAAATTGATCGTACGAATCCAGCGAGTGTTGCGACACTTCCATCTGTTGTGTTTCTGTCGGCAAATACTGCGAATGCAGCTGTTGTAGGCTTGGCAAAGTT
This sequence is a window from Chrysiogenes arsenatis DSM 11915. Protein-coding genes within it:
- the ppdK gene encoding pyruvate, phosphate dikinase, translating into MAQQYVYFFGNGTAEGDATNKALLGGKGAGLAEMTQLGIPVPPGFTVTTEACVHYSKTGNYPEKMQEQMQVALSKLETSLGKKLGDIANPLLVSVRSGARVSMPGMMDTVLNLGLNSETVVGLAKASGNERFAYDSYRRFIQMFGDVVLGVPHHKFEHYLSAMKKSRNVAIDTDLGADDFKELVEQFLALVAKETGKPFPQNPADQLMLAITAVFGSWDNQRAKTYRRINKISDDWGTAVNVQAMVFGNMGDDSGTGVAFTRDPSTGEKIFFGEFLINAQGEDVVAGIRTPEPIARLKDVMPVVFEQLEAVYQKLEKHYRDIQDIEFTVERGKLFMLQTRTGKRTAKAAVKIAHDMVLEGLIDKKTAVLRVLPEQLDQLLHPMIDPKEVYTSIAKGLPASPGAAVGKVVFNAEDAEEWVTRGEKVILVRNETSPDDIGGMHVAEGILTATGGMTSHAAVVARGMGKCCVAGCGALDINEREKFFIAGGVTIKEGDFITINGTTGEVVVGSVTLVSPEFSGEFAILLDWSDEFRTLGVRANADTPEDARVAREFGAEGIGLCRTEHMFFDGDRIDAVREMILASNESDRRKALAKVKPYQKEDFLGLFREMAGLPVTIRLLDPPLHEFLPHTDEDVQKVAQASGLHFDQLKRKVSELHEFNPMLGHRGCRLGITYPEVYEMQVYAIIEAACELKKEGIDVQPEIMIPLIGHVRELEILREMTVRVCDEVINRSGVTLKYLVGTMIELPRAALTANEVATQAEFFSFGTNDLTQTTLGISRDDAGRFLPDYVHQGIYKEDPFVSIDVAGVGQLVEMGVVRGRSTRPDLKTGICGEHGGDPASINFCHKIGLNYVSCSPYRVPIARLSAAHAALKS
- a CDS encoding ATP-binding protein, translating into MISSTGQMHLLSWRDQNQSRPNVDALDRTYFTVHKDPQHGLYIGTPLRNKLDGQWFIPISRALYTGDQLNFVVMVGVDSQVFQQHFKLLNIGSSGTMALWRKPHGEALLYHPFREELHGVAMEQNPIFLDNRLQQKSYDSFQWLFADGGNTNYYISYRTVEQLPLVVSATIQEVEYLAKWRQERLFTIVSLMLLSVVLGGFGIYTMQQLSLQERTDKALRTSHGNFEVLLDSMDAIIYVSDIDTYELIYINQRAKKLYGNVIGAKCWMYLQEGQQGPCPFCRYHLLRDKDGLPSQESIVWENQVPSTKQWFQRRDRSIYWSDGRIVHLQIASDITELKESEALIRANLEEERNINKMKSTFIQTVSHEFRTPLAGIMGSAEILERYFGRISEEQRLQHLLSIRMGVKRMVAILEDVLILGSLDSGQTAFNPQPLDLANLCHLVLTEARQAHDGRIILLDDDQAPRNVDADEKLLRYILTNLLSNALKYSPSDKPVHLQIRQQHDNYVVFCVRDEGIGIPEEEQKNMFKSFYRCSNTEGIKGTGLGLIIVQKCVFLHGGTIEFTSKEGQGTSFYFYLPIHSRCHMPVSF
- the istB gene encoding IS21-like element helper ATPase IstB — translated: MQLIDGMLKELRLSGFKQHLSSLQDQALENSWSYSEFLSHLCEREIANRFQTRVSNWRRESSLNNAKNLTNLSLENYPREVMQTIRQLQQSTDWVDGANNILFFGPSGVGKSHIANALGLHLIDQGVRVKALSAVSLVQQLQTAKNALDLIGFMSKLDKYRVIIIDDIGYVKKTEGETQVLFEFIAHRYESGSLIITSNQPFSAWDQIFPDSLMTVAAVDRIIHHGWIIQIEGESYRKKQKLSR